From Oncorhynchus nerka isolate Pitt River linkage group LG1, Oner_Uvic_2.0, whole genome shotgun sequence, the proteins below share one genomic window:
- the LOC115128625 gene encoding 2-Hydroxyacid oxidase 2-like isoform X2, giving the protein MTTTREGTCCAEMAMVCLTDFEEYAKEHLSKATWDYYAAGADECCTRDDNLLAYKRIRLRPRILRDVSVCDTRTTVQGTEISFPVGIAPTAFHCLAWHEGEMATARATEAVNTCYITSTYSTCSVEEIAAAAPNGYRWFQLYVYRDRKLSESIIHRVEALGYKALVLTVDVPYTGKRRNDIRNQFKLPPHLKVKNFDGVFQEAAGPAGEEYGVPANTLDPSISWKDVYWLQSLTRLPIIIKGILTKEDAELAVEHGVQGIIVSNHGGRQLDGGPATIDALSEIVDTVQGRIEVYLDGGVRTGSDVLKAVALGAKCVFIGRPAVWGLAYKGEEGLKEVLHILNNEFRLSMALSGCRNVAEINRNLIQFSKL; this is encoded by the exons ATGACAACTACTAG AGAGGGGACCTGCTGTGCTGAGATGGCTATGGTATGTCTCACAGACTTTGAGGAGTATGCGAAGGAGCACCTCTCCAAGGCCACATGGGACTACTACGCAGCCGGAGCAGACGAGTGCTGCACCAGGGATGACAATCTGCTGGCCTACAAACG GATCCGTCTGCGACCACGAATTCTACGGGACGTGTCAGTGTGTGACACCAGGACCACGGTGCAGGGCACAGAGATCAGCTTCCCTGTGGGCATCGCCCCCACTGCCTTCCACTGCCTGGCCTGGCATGAGGGAGAGATGGCCACCGCCAGGG ctacGGAGGCAGTGAACACATGTTACATCACCAGTACCTACTCCACCTGCTCTGTGGAGGAGATTGCAGCTGCAGCACCTAACGGCTACCGCTGGTTCCAGCTCTATGTGTACCGGGACAGAAAGCTTTCTGAATCAATCATTCACCGTGTGGAGGCCCTGGGCTACAAGGCCTTGGTCCTCACCGTCGACGTGCCCTACACCGGGAAGCGCCGCAACGATATACGCAACCAGTTCAAGCTCCCGCCACACCTCAAGGTCAAGAACTTTGACGGTGTCTTCCAG gaggctgccgGTCCTGCGGGTGAGGAGTATGGGGTCCCTGCCAACACCCTGGACCCCTCCATCAGCTGGAAGGACGTGTACTGGCTGCAGTCTCTCACCCGCCTGCCCATCATCATCAAAGGCATCCTGACGAAGGAGGACGCTGAGCTGGCCGTGGAGCACGGCGTCCAGGGCATCATCGTGTCCAACCACGGAGGACGCCAGCTGGACGGAGGGCCCGCCACA aTAGATGCCCTGTCTGAGATTGTGGACACAGTGCAGGGGCGGATCGAGGTATATCTGGACGGGGGTGTCCGCACTGGTAGTGACGTGCTGAAGGCTGTAGCTCTGGGAGCCAAGTGTGTGTTCATCGGCAGGCCGGCCGTGTGGGGCCTCGCCTATAAG GGTGAAGAGGGGTTGAAGGAGGTACTACATATCCTCAACAATGAGTTCCGTCTGTCAATGGCTCTGTCTG GGTGCAGGAACGTGGCTGAGATCAACAGGAACCTCATCCAGTTCTCCAAACTGTGA
- the LOC115128625 gene encoding 2-Hydroxyacid oxidase 2-like isoform X1, producing the protein MIDELSTWRTIQVDFYQSEGTCCAEMAMVCLTDFEEYAKEHLSKATWDYYAAGADECCTRDDNLLAYKRIRLRPRILRDVSVCDTRTTVQGTEISFPVGIAPTAFHCLAWHEGEMATARATEAVNTCYITSTYSTCSVEEIAAAAPNGYRWFQLYVYRDRKLSESIIHRVEALGYKALVLTVDVPYTGKRRNDIRNQFKLPPHLKVKNFDGVFQEAAGPAGEEYGVPANTLDPSISWKDVYWLQSLTRLPIIIKGILTKEDAELAVEHGVQGIIVSNHGGRQLDGGPATIDALSEIVDTVQGRIEVYLDGGVRTGSDVLKAVALGAKCVFIGRPAVWGLAYKGEEGLKEVLHILNNEFRLSMALSGCRNVAEINRNLIQFSKL; encoded by the exons ATGATAGACGAGTTGTCTACATGGAGGACCATTCAAGTGGATTTTTACCAGTC AGAGGGGACCTGCTGTGCTGAGATGGCTATGGTATGTCTCACAGACTTTGAGGAGTATGCGAAGGAGCACCTCTCCAAGGCCACATGGGACTACTACGCAGCCGGAGCAGACGAGTGCTGCACCAGGGATGACAATCTGCTGGCCTACAAACG GATCCGTCTGCGACCACGAATTCTACGGGACGTGTCAGTGTGTGACACCAGGACCACGGTGCAGGGCACAGAGATCAGCTTCCCTGTGGGCATCGCCCCCACTGCCTTCCACTGCCTGGCCTGGCATGAGGGAGAGATGGCCACCGCCAGGG ctacGGAGGCAGTGAACACATGTTACATCACCAGTACCTACTCCACCTGCTCTGTGGAGGAGATTGCAGCTGCAGCACCTAACGGCTACCGCTGGTTCCAGCTCTATGTGTACCGGGACAGAAAGCTTTCTGAATCAATCATTCACCGTGTGGAGGCCCTGGGCTACAAGGCCTTGGTCCTCACCGTCGACGTGCCCTACACCGGGAAGCGCCGCAACGATATACGCAACCAGTTCAAGCTCCCGCCACACCTCAAGGTCAAGAACTTTGACGGTGTCTTCCAG gaggctgccgGTCCTGCGGGTGAGGAGTATGGGGTCCCTGCCAACACCCTGGACCCCTCCATCAGCTGGAAGGACGTGTACTGGCTGCAGTCTCTCACCCGCCTGCCCATCATCATCAAAGGCATCCTGACGAAGGAGGACGCTGAGCTGGCCGTGGAGCACGGCGTCCAGGGCATCATCGTGTCCAACCACGGAGGACGCCAGCTGGACGGAGGGCCCGCCACA aTAGATGCCCTGTCTGAGATTGTGGACACAGTGCAGGGGCGGATCGAGGTATATCTGGACGGGGGTGTCCGCACTGGTAGTGACGTGCTGAAGGCTGTAGCTCTGGGAGCCAAGTGTGTGTTCATCGGCAGGCCGGCCGTGTGGGGCCTCGCCTATAAG GGTGAAGAGGGGTTGAAGGAGGTACTACATATCCTCAACAATGAGTTCCGTCTGTCAATGGCTCTGTCTG GGTGCAGGAACGTGGCTGAGATCAACAGGAACCTCATCCAGTTCTCCAAACTGTGA